A region of uncultured Carboxylicivirga sp. DNA encodes the following proteins:
- a CDS encoding TonB-dependent receptor plug domain-containing protein, with amino-acid sequence MKAYKYLSPIIVLPLLTGLFSFTGIDELFIGFLKKRLVEYNLYYPVEKTYLHTDKTFYKPGDDIWISGYLVDGITYEASDISTVLYIELIDPKGSVSQRKKFMVKNGQSKAHLFLPENAPGGIYQLKAYTRWMQNFGEKLVFEKKLQVQNIIKPNLLSVLDFEKEAYGAGDTVSASINIRDLQNQPVANRQLSFSVMLKGTEFKKDIAFTNEEGNASIQFILPDKLNSSDGVLNVVFSYKGRNESISRSIPIVLNVIDLQFFPEGGDAVEMLPCHMAFKALNEFGKPADVEGEIRDSKDRLIKTFASFHQGMGAFDFVPDSNETYRAIVLKPAGIRKTYYLPKPNAEGFVLHLDRREGDDYKFSIYSNVEEKVHIVVQARSEILYTQSRMLKKGKITENIRLDKNQLSGVAQITVFDDFERPLAERLFYVFPENKLSIDITTDKTTYAPREKVKMSLKVRDKKGEPVEGNFSLAVVDDKIVTFADDKQDNILSYLLLSSEVRGEIYEPSFYFNPEKEKASEAMDYLLLTQGWRRFVWKDILELEKKRLTEAERYDRVSGRIINSYGQGVKSRVIVIDNENKKYSKIITNEGGRFSVSGLDNYNYLQIFAKSLDRKNKYVNINISQSVNNVANRSAVSPTIFGTAQVNALIAETRNVNNSMAMEDEIIEDSEVIVSASNQKRVSAAWSMEEDAVALDEVVTIGYGTQRASSVTGAVMYVKAEDLNRVSSDVNYALQGQVAGVQVINGSGAPGANSSVMIRGVSSVSANNTPLYVVDGIPVTDVNNINSNEIDRIEVLKSASASAIYGCRGANGVIFINTKKGNYGHYYRQRKYSRKMAQNFVSGGYRFEKVKEFYVPRYGNEDPKEFDKRETVYWNPSITTDENGNAEVEFVNTDEVTTFRATVEGIGNNGLIGRTEGFYSVQKPLQMEAKVPPYVTFEDEVEVAVLITNNTENSIEGELKVDYPQSWNIKDQPISIVEVDSESFKEVILKFYVGPKTGNDSLSFSFGNEQYQTELVAETNIVSKGFPAEMSYSSRAVQTEFSFDLSSAVDKSEHMSISVYNNVLAEVMDGIESVIRQPHGCFEQVSASTYPNVLILKYLEETSNVDADLRTKTLKYIDEGYKKLAGYETKENGFEWFGKTPPHEGLTAFGLMEFYDMKQVYNGVDEAILKRTIEWLLSRKNGKGGFDTNKGKYGFSGASDEVTNAYMVYAFSEVGLPFNDYEAEFTKSFEEAMRSKDAYRMALMANACLNRKDQVKAAQLIDYIIKKLQKGRVEDLKSSHSIVRSWGKSLQVETAALSAMALMKNGDEHFVELLTLMDYILGARSFGGFGSTQATVLSLKAITQYASIVNKMPENGSLVLKINNKEVLTRKISAEDKLIVLDSLEQYLSSGVQTFNLEFKGVRNPLSFTANAQWMQTVPVSSEKCKVQLKTNLMKSECQINDLVRLSAQLKNKTRSGLPMTIAMVGIPSGLSVQPWQLKKMQEENVFDYYEIHQNYLVLYYREMPSSVVKTINLDLKAEVAGTYTAPASCAYLYYTKEHKDWQKGEQIKITNP; translated from the coding sequence ATGAAAGCATATAAATATTTGTCTCCTATTATAGTTTTGCCGCTTCTTACCGGATTATTTTCGTTTACTGGTATTGATGAATTGTTTATTGGTTTTTTAAAGAAGCGTCTGGTAGAATATAATCTGTACTATCCTGTTGAGAAGACTTATCTGCATACCGATAAAACATTTTATAAACCCGGCGATGATATCTGGATTTCTGGTTATCTGGTCGATGGTATTACATACGAGGCATCAGACATCAGTACTGTTCTTTATATCGAACTAATCGATCCTAAAGGATCTGTTTCGCAACGTAAGAAGTTTATGGTAAAAAATGGGCAAAGCAAGGCTCATTTATTTCTGCCTGAAAATGCCCCGGGTGGAATCTATCAATTGAAAGCTTATACTCGTTGGATGCAGAATTTTGGCGAGAAGTTGGTTTTTGAAAAGAAGTTACAGGTTCAGAACATCATCAAGCCTAATTTATTATCGGTTCTTGATTTTGAAAAAGAAGCGTATGGAGCCGGAGACACGGTATCTGCCAGCATCAATATTCGTGATTTACAAAATCAACCTGTTGCAAACAGGCAATTGAGTTTTTCTGTGATGCTAAAAGGAACAGAGTTTAAAAAGGATATTGCCTTTACCAATGAAGAAGGGAATGCAAGCATTCAGTTTATTCTCCCTGATAAGCTAAATTCATCAGATGGAGTTTTAAATGTTGTTTTTTCATACAAAGGTCGTAATGAATCTATATCTCGATCTATACCGATTGTATTAAATGTAATTGATTTACAATTTTTTCCTGAGGGAGGAGATGCTGTTGAAATGTTGCCATGCCATATGGCCTTTAAAGCCCTGAATGAGTTTGGAAAACCGGCCGATGTTGAAGGTGAGATAAGAGATAGTAAAGACAGGTTGATTAAAACATTCGCAAGTTTTCATCAGGGTATGGGTGCATTTGATTTTGTTCCTGATTCAAATGAAACTTACAGGGCTATTGTTTTAAAACCTGCTGGCATACGCAAAACGTATTATCTTCCCAAACCAAATGCTGAAGGATTTGTGCTTCATTTGGATAGAAGAGAAGGTGATGATTATAAATTTTCGATTTACTCTAATGTAGAGGAAAAAGTACACATAGTGGTACAGGCCAGAAGTGAAATTTTGTATACCCAAAGCAGAATGCTTAAAAAAGGTAAGATCACCGAAAACATCAGGCTTGATAAGAATCAGCTTTCAGGTGTGGCACAAATAACTGTTTTTGATGATTTTGAAAGACCTTTGGCAGAGCGACTCTTTTATGTATTTCCTGAAAACAAACTCAGTATTGATATAACTACTGATAAAACAACGTATGCTCCGCGTGAAAAAGTAAAGATGTCCCTAAAAGTAAGGGATAAAAAAGGCGAACCTGTAGAAGGTAATTTTTCACTGGCTGTAGTGGATGATAAGATTGTGACTTTTGCTGATGATAAACAGGATAATATCTTGTCGTATTTATTGTTGTCGTCCGAAGTGAGAGGAGAGATTTATGAACCTTCTTTTTACTTTAATCCAGAAAAAGAAAAGGCATCTGAAGCGATGGATTATTTGTTGCTTACACAAGGCTGGAGAAGGTTTGTGTGGAAGGATATCCTGGAATTGGAAAAGAAAAGATTGACTGAAGCTGAACGTTATGATCGGGTATCAGGAAGAATCATAAACTCATATGGTCAGGGTGTCAAGTCAAGGGTAATAGTGATTGATAATGAGAACAAGAAATACTCAAAAATCATAACCAACGAAGGGGGACGATTCTCAGTATCAGGTCTTGATAATTATAATTACCTGCAGATTTTTGCTAAATCTTTAGATCGAAAGAATAAATACGTCAATATAAATATCAGTCAGTCAGTTAATAATGTAGCGAATCGTTCTGCGGTTTCTCCAACCATCTTTGGAACAGCACAAGTTAATGCATTGATTGCAGAAACTCGCAATGTTAATAACTCCATGGCCATGGAAGACGAGATTATTGAAGACTCAGAGGTTATTGTTTCAGCATCCAATCAAAAACGTGTCTCTGCTGCGTGGTCGATGGAGGAAGATGCTGTTGCTCTGGATGAGGTTGTGACTATTGGCTATGGTACTCAAAGGGCTTCAAGTGTAACCGGGGCAGTTATGTATGTAAAGGCAGAAGATTTAAACAGAGTAAGTTCAGACGTAAACTATGCTTTACAAGGGCAGGTTGCCGGGGTACAGGTCATCAATGGCTCAGGTGCTCCCGGGGCTAATTCTTCAGTAATGATCAGAGGTGTGTCTTCTGTATCTGCAAATAATACTCCTCTGTATGTGGTTGATGGAATTCCTGTAACTGATGTGAATAATATTAATTCTAATGAAATAGATAGAATCGAAGTCTTAAAAAGTGCTTCTGCATCTGCTATTTATGGTTGCAGGGGGGCAAATGGGGTTATTTTTATAAATACCAAAAAAGGTAATTACGGTCATTATTACAGGCAACGAAAATATTCACGAAAAATGGCTCAGAACTTTGTATCAGGTGGCTATCGTTTTGAAAAAGTGAAAGAGTTTTATGTTCCTCGTTATGGTAATGAAGACCCAAAGGAATTTGACAAGCGCGAGACTGTATATTGGAATCCGTCGATAACAACTGATGAAAATGGCAATGCTGAAGTTGAGTTTGTGAATACTGATGAAGTGACCACTTTCAGAGCCACCGTGGAAGGAATTGGTAATAATGGTTTGATTGGGCGGACAGAAGGTTTTTATTCCGTTCAAAAGCCTCTGCAAATGGAAGCAAAAGTACCTCCATATGTAACGTTTGAGGATGAAGTAGAAGTGGCTGTTTTGATAACCAATAATACAGAAAACAGTATTGAAGGGGAATTAAAAGTTGATTATCCGCAATCATGGAATATTAAGGATCAGCCAATATCTATTGTGGAAGTTGATTCAGAGTCTTTTAAAGAAGTGATTTTAAAGTTTTATGTGGGACCCAAAACAGGTAACGATAGTTTGAGCTTCAGCTTTGGTAATGAGCAATATCAAACAGAACTAGTGGCTGAAACCAACATTGTAAGCAAAGGTTTTCCTGCTGAGATGTCTTACTCATCCAGAGCTGTCCAAACAGAATTCAGTTTTGATTTATCCTCAGCTGTAGATAAGAGTGAACATATGAGCATTTCGGTTTATAATAATGTTTTAGCCGAAGTGATGGATGGAATTGAATCGGTTATTCGTCAGCCCCATGGATGTTTTGAACAGGTAAGTGCTTCCACCTATCCAAATGTATTGATTTTAAAATACCTTGAAGAAACAAGTAATGTTGATGCTGACCTGCGAACTAAAACCTTAAAATATATTGATGAAGGTTATAAAAAACTGGCAGGTTATGAAACAAAGGAGAACGGTTTTGAGTGGTTTGGAAAAACACCTCCACACGAAGGCTTAACAGCTTTTGGGTTGATGGAATTTTACGATATGAAGCAGGTATACAATGGTGTGGATGAAGCAATATTGAAACGAACCATTGAATGGCTGTTAAGTAGAAAAAATGGTAAAGGAGGTTTTGATACCAATAAAGGAAAATATGGCTTTTCAGGAGCTTCTGATGAGGTAACCAATGCATATATGGTTTATGCTTTTTCTGAGGTAGGTCTTCCGTTTAATGATTATGAAGCTGAGTTTACCAAGTCTTTTGAAGAGGCTATGAGAAGCAAAGATGCATACCGTATGGCCTTGATGGCAAATGCTTGTCTGAATAGAAAAGATCAGGTAAAAGCAGCGCAACTAATTGATTATATCATCAAGAAGCTTCAAAAAGGAAGAGTCGAAGATTTAAAATCCAGTCATTCAATTGTTCGATCCTGGGGTAAATCACTTCAGGTTGAAACGGCAGCTCTTTCGGCTATGGCATTGATGAAAAACGGTGATGAGCATTTTGTGGAGTTACTTACGTTAATGGACTATATTTTGGGAGCTCGTAGTTTTGGAGGTTTTGGATCCACACAGGCAACAGTGCTTTCCTTGAAAGCCATTACGCAGTATGCAAGCATTGTAAATAAGATGCCTGAGAACGGATCTTTAGTGCTCAAGATAAATAATAAGGAGGTACTGACCCGCAAAATTAGTGCTGAGGACAAATTAATTGTTCTGGATAGTCTTGAACAGTATCTGTCATCAGGAGTGCAAACATTTAATCTGGAGTTTAAAGGAGTCAGGAATCCACTCTCGTTTACGGCTAATGCTCAATGGATGCAAACGGTGCCTGTTTCATCAGAAAAATGCAAGGTTCAGTTGAAAACTAACCTGATGAAATCGGAATGTCAGATAAATGATCTGGTTCGTTTGTCGGCTCAACTGAAGAACAAAACCAGATCGGGCTTACCCATGACAATTGCTATGGTGGGTATTCCATCAGGATTATCTGTTCAGCCCTGGCAACTGAAAAAAATGCAGGAAGAGAATGTATTCGATTATTACGAAATACATCAGAACTACCTTGTTTTGTATTACCGCGAAATGCCATCATCTGTTGTTAAAACAATTAATCTGGATTTAAAAGCCGAGGTGGCTGGTACGTATACCGCTCCGGCAAGTTGTGCTTATTTATATTACACCAAAGAACACAAAGACTGGCAAAAGGGTGAACAAATAAAAATAACCAATCCGTAA
- a CDS encoding cobyrinate a,c-diamide synthase → MKGFIVAGTNSGCGKTTVSIGLMSLLKVKGYKVAPFKTGPDYIDPLFHRKILETPSYNLDTFLLPDNVVNHLFEKHSEGKDIAVVEGVMGMYDGLGVDLKGSTYELSQRLNLPVVLVVSCKGLYQSVGAIVSGFKNYRIQSNVKGVILNHCSSKEYYTFLKGIIEQECGVKCVGYVPSNKDFSLESRHLGLVQAEEVEDLQSKVQQLTDVLETTIDLEALSAISEFEFNKNVHFSLPKIDLSDLHLGVAYDKAFRFYYQDNLELLKELGAKLSFFSPLYDESLPAECNALYIGGGYPEVFAQQLSANRKLMLLIKDKVEEGLPVYAECGGLMYLTEKIIALDGSENEMVGVYNTSVQMTKRLQRFGYADLKYEGSTTRCHEFHHSDLIENIQEANYLKKYELNKSEKQQSWNCGLQYKNCLAGYAHNHFYSDFQFFEKIVELWKSIIDSTVREKSI, encoded by the coding sequence ATGAAAGGATTTATTGTTGCAGGTACTAATAGCGGATGTGGAAAAACGACTGTTTCAATTGGATTAATGTCGTTGCTTAAAGTCAAGGGTTATAAGGTAGCCCCATTTAAAACCGGGCCCGATTATATCGATCCTTTATTTCATCGGAAAATACTCGAAACGCCTTCCTATAATCTGGATACCTTTTTACTTCCTGATAATGTTGTTAATCATTTGTTTGAGAAACACTCTGAAGGTAAGGATATAGCCGTGGTTGAAGGTGTTATGGGGATGTATGATGGTTTGGGTGTTGATTTGAAAGGAAGTACATATGAATTGAGTCAACGATTGAATTTACCGGTAGTTTTGGTTGTTAGTTGTAAAGGATTATACCAGTCTGTTGGTGCAATTGTAAGTGGTTTTAAAAATTACAGGATCCAATCTAATGTTAAGGGAGTGATTTTAAATCATTGTTCGAGTAAAGAATACTATACTTTTCTTAAAGGAATAATTGAGCAAGAATGTGGAGTAAAATGTGTGGGATATGTTCCTTCCAATAAAGATTTTTCGCTTGAGAGTCGTCATTTGGGATTGGTTCAAGCCGAAGAAGTTGAGGATTTACAAAGTAAAGTGCAACAATTAACAGATGTTCTGGAAACTACTATTGATTTAGAAGCTTTATCAGCAATTTCAGAGTTTGAATTTAACAAAAATGTTCACTTTTCATTGCCCAAAATTGACCTCTCTGATTTACATCTGGGTGTTGCATACGACAAGGCTTTTCGCTTTTATTATCAGGATAATCTGGAATTGTTAAAAGAGTTGGGAGCAAAGCTATCCTTTTTCAGTCCTCTGTATGATGAATCATTACCAGCTGAATGTAATGCATTATATATAGGTGGTGGATATCCTGAGGTTTTTGCCCAACAGCTGTCTGCGAATAGAAAGCTAATGCTCCTGATTAAGGATAAGGTTGAAGAGGGCTTGCCCGTTTATGCCGAGTGTGGTGGACTTATGTATCTAACTGAAAAGATCATAGCATTAGATGGTTCTGAAAATGAAATGGTGGGTGTCTATAATACATCGGTTCAAATGACAAAACGCTTACAACGATTTGGTTACGCTGATTTAAAATATGAAGGTAGTACCACACGATGCCACGAATTTCATCACTCAGATTTAATTGAAAATATACAGGAAGCTAATTATCTGAAAAAATATGAATTAAATAAAAGTGAGAAACAACAAAGCTGGAATTGTGGTTTGCAATACAAAAACTGCCTTGCTGGATATGCTCATAATCACTTTTATTCTGATTTTCAGTTTTTTGAAAAGATAGTTGAGTTGTGGAAAAGTATAATTGATAGCACTGTTAGAGAGAAATCAATTTAA